The nucleotide sequence CCCGGGCTACGTCGATGGTCATAGCGTGTGCCGCTATTTCCTCTGCCCGGGAGATTGTCAGGTGTCTGATTACCTCTTTTACTTCCGGAATCGCCAGTGGCGTGGCACTGATCTGCCTGATTCCCAAGCCTGCGAGCAGGGGAATCGATTTCAGATCAGAACTCATCTGTCCGCAGACGGTCACCGGTATGTTTTTATTGTTTGCAGCCTCCACAACCATTTTGATCAGCCTTAAAATCGAAGGATCTGATGAGTTGTAGAGTGCTGAGACCGCGGGGTCGGAGCGGTCTACTGCTAGAGTATACTGAATTAAGTCGTTTGTCCCAATGGAAAAAAAGTCAACTTCTTCCGCAAACTCTTCTGCCAGCAGGGCGGCAGCAGGCACTTCCACCATCATCCCAATGGGGATATTGGGGTTAAATTCGACTCCCCGCTCTTCGAGGTCCTCCAGTACGTCCCCGACGATCATTTTGGCCTGTCGCCATTCCAGCAGGGTGGAAATCAGGGGAAACATGATCCGGACGTCACCATGGACGGCAGCTCGAAAAATGGCCCGGAGCTGAGTTTTGAAGAGTGGTAAATCGCGCAGGCTCAATCGTACACTTCTCAGGCCCAGGGCAGGATTCATTCCTTCTTTCGCCAGATGCCGATATCCCCTGGGAATCTTATCGGCTCCGAGGTCGAGTGTCCTGATGACAATGGGCCGATTCTGGGCAGCCTGCACGACTTTGCAATAAGCATCGTAGTGGACTTCCTCGGTGGGTTCGGTATTGGATTGCAGGTAGAGAAACTCTGTTCGATACAGGCCAATTCCATCGGCGCCCCGTTCGGCACAGTGTTCGACTTCATTGGGAAACTCAATATTTCCCATGACATGAATTCGAGTGCCATCTTTTGTTTCCGAGCGGATTTTTCGTCGGGATGCCAGGCGGGCGGCCATTGATCGCTGTCGTTCGCCTGTGTCTTTGTACCTGGCAAGCGTTTCCTCGTCCGGATCAATGATGACTTCGCCATTGTTGCCGTCAACAATGACCATGTCACCACCGGAAATGTCGGAAAGAAACTCTCCCAGGCCAACGACTGCCGGTATTTCCAGTGCTCCCGCCAGGATGGAAGTGTGGCTCGTGCGTCCACCGACTTCTGTGGCAAAGCCCAGAACAAACTCCTTCGCCAGTCCTGCCGTTTCGCTGGGAGTCAGATTGTTAGCCAGAACAATGATGGGGGTTGTGAGATTTGAAAGCTCTTCCCGTTTCTCTCCCAGCAGTTGTTTCAAGAGTCGTTTTTCGAGATCGATGATGTCGCTGGCACGCTCCGCCAGATAATTGTCACCCAGATGCTGAACGAGCTTGGTGTATCGTCGGAATACCCGGCTGGAGGCATGCTCTGGTGAATAGCACTTTTCACGAATCAGGGTTTCGATCTCTTCCCGCAACCGGGGAGAGCTGACCATTTGTAAATGGGCAGCAAAGATGGCCCCGTATTGTTCGCCTAATTTATCGGAAGCGAGCCTCTCGTTTTCTGCGATTTCTTCACAGACCGCATCAAGGGCTGATTTCAGGCGGGCGATTTCGGTATCGATGACATTGACGCTGACGAACTGACGTGGGATGCGAAAATCCTCCGCACCCAGAATGAGTGCGGGACCGAAATTGACTCCCGGAGAAACAGCGATTCCACGTTTAACAAGCATTCAATCAGAGCCTAATTTGGCGCTTTCAACAGACAGGCAACTGGTGGAGTACCACGCAGTCGAATAGTACGGGGGTTAATCTGGCAGATCAGACAATTCTTCGAATTTCTTGTATCCAGACTCAAAAAACTGAACAATTTCTTCCATCAGTTTGCTGGCATCGTCGCCATTTGCTTCCAGGACAAGTTGGGTTTCAGGCAGCGCTTGCAATCCAAGGAGGTCTATGACCTCCTTGGCATTTCCAGACTGATCCCCGTTCGAAATCTTAAAATCGCAAGTATAGTCACGGGCGATTCGTACTATTTCTGAAATAGGACGAAGGTGGAGCCCTTGTTTCATTTTGACAGTGACAATCTGACGGCAAACAGATTCTTGCATGGCACTAACTGATAACTACTCAAGCAACCTGAAAACAAATTACTCGCATGGAGATAATGACCGCTGCTTTCAGTGAGATTTCGTAATTACCCCTTTCCACATAGTTCAATCAACCAGGAGCCACAGCGAAGCATGTGTTCTGAAAATCAGAAATATGGTCAACTTAGGCAGGAATAGTCAGTCTTTTTCGAACAGGATCTCGCACTCACCTTAATCGAGTTGATTACTGTCAGCCTCATTCAGCAAATCTACAATGTCTTCTACGCTTTTGGATTGACGTAAAAACTTACAGAAATTCTGGTTTCTCAGGTGGCGGGAAATGTTTTCTAATCCACGTAAGTGATCCCCCGGACGGTCCAGAGGCGAAATCAGCAGAAACAGAATGAAAACGTCTTCTCCATCCAGGCTGGCAAAATCAACACCATCAGAAGACAAAGCGATGGCAGCAGTCAGATTTTCTACTGAGGAGTGCTTGGTATGAGGAACCGCAACTCCGTTTCCAATTCCCGTTGATCCCAACTCTTCACGTTTGAGAATTGCTGAGACGATGCCTTCCTCGTCATCTGCTGAAATGCTGCCTGCATTCTTCAAGCCGGCAACCATTGTACGGATCGCTTCTTCTTTCGTTGTGACATTCAATTCCGGAATGATCGCGTCCGAAACCACGAAGTCTGTTAACTTCATGTATTTTTTCCTTCTAACTAACTACATCTGCAAAAAATCAGTGTTTGCGGTCGAGACGCAAAACTAATGTTGTGAACTATGACGCCCGGTACTGATTTGAATTCAATCTATCCACCGCGGGTCACACTATAAGTATTGTAAGCGAGTTTTCTTCAACACTCAGCAAAAAACAGGCTGAGGTTTAGAAATTATTCAGTTTCAGTTTCGGTATCCGATTCTGCTTCCGCTTCCGCCAGGCTGTTTTCCGCAATCTCATTCAAGGGGAGATCGCGGCGATGATCCTGAATCTTTTGTTTATACTTTTTAATCTGTTGCTCCATCTTGCTCAGGGCTGAATGGAAGTTTGATTTTACTTCGTCACCCTCTGCGTGGGCTACAAAATTATGTTTATGTTCTGCGTCAACGAGGATCTCGACCCGGTTTTGGTTTTGTCCCTGGTCGATCGTGATCTGAATTGCTGTTACCCGCTCAAAGTACGTCAGTAACTTCTCAGATTTTTCAGTAATATAATCACGGAGACTATCTGAAACGCTACCATGCCGACAAGTAATCGCAACTTGCACTGACTGTTCTCCTGTAAAAAAAACTACCCACGTTGTATATACATGTGTGAGTTGATCTGGGTCTGCCAATTGATGATGCTAACAGATTCTAGCTGGCCGGGTCCAGATATACCAGTCACTAATTCTTAAGCTTGGACTTCAAATATCAGGACCTTTTCCACTTATGAGGGATCAGATATGATTTTATAAGTGACGAATGAGGAGTCGTATGTTTAGTTATGAGCTTGCTGGAGCGGGACAGCTGGCTTTTCAAACCGGATCGACGCTGTGATGTCGGGACAGATTTCAGCATTATCGGCTCCGATTGTCTCACATCCTGCTAATAAACAGTATTTGAACCGGCTGACAGCTGAGATGTGTTTACTGGTTCGTTTTCCTGAGAGTGCTGCGTTATAATATAGTATAGGTATTCCGGTTATCATCTGGTGTTCGGTTCACAGCATATATTGAAACCAGTTCTGGTAAAATGTCTGTTTAATTGAGAGGTAAATTAGTAGCCTATGCCTACTTATGTTTATGAAGTAGTTCTCCCGGATGGTACCGCAGGAGAACGGTTTGAAGTGATACAGCGAATGAGTGATCCCATTTTGACGACTCATCCGGAGACGGGAGAACCTGTCCGTAAAGTGATTACGGCTGCCTATTTTTCAGGTAAGTGGTCGGACGCTGAAGCGAAACGCACAATCAACGATGACAAGCGACTGGGGGAACTCGGGTTTACCAAATATGTGAAATCATCCAAAGGCACTTATGAAAAAAGAGCCGGTGATGGCCCGGATCTCATTTCTGCAGATTGACCATCAGAAATCAAAAAAGCAGGGCAACGATTTTCACCTTGCCGAGCGAAACAGTGAATGTGGAGGAGAAGGTTGTTATGAAATCGGAAAATCTGTATTTCATTCTAGGCTTATTGATTAGCGCTGGCATGATCTCTGCGGTTCAGGCGGAACCGCCATCTGTTGAAAAGTCTGAGTATACCAATACTCAATGCGAGGGAACTTATCCCCATCATCTGCAGGGACTCTGTGTTGATGGACAGGGAAATATTTTCTGGAGTTTTACAACGGAACTGGTCAAAACCAACGCTTCCGGAAAAGTTCTGGTAAAAATCCCCGTAGGAAATCATCATGGCGATCTCTGTTATCACTCAGGAAAAGTATTCGTTGCCGTGAACTTCGGTGATTTTAATAATCCCGAGGGGAAAGCCGATTCCTGGGTTTATGTCTATGATGCGGAAAAGCTGCTGTTGATTGCCAAACATCAGACTCCCGAGGTTACTTTTGGAGCAGGGGGAATTGCCTGCCATGCCGACAGGTTTCTCGTTGTGGGAGGCTTGCCCAAAGACGTCAACGAAAATTATCTCTATGAATACGATGCCAGTTTTAAACTCATCAAGAAGCATATCTTGAAAAGCGGTTATACGTTGATGGGGATCCAGACGGCATGCTTTGCTGATAACAAATGGTGGTTTGGATGTTACGGTTCCAAATTACTGACAGCGGATGTTAATTTTAATTTTTCAGCTAAGTATGACCTGGACTGTGCACTGGGAATCGATCGGGTCAATGACAAGCTGCTGTTGATCGGTCGCAATACGAAGAATGGTAAGCAGTACCAGGGTCAGGCACTGCTGGCAGTTCCTGATGCTGACAAGGGTTTCATTATCCGTAAATAACCGGGAATAACAGAAACTCAATAGTAATGTCGCGGTCATGAAAACTATCAGTTTCCACCACCTCCCTGGAGGTTGGAGGCTGCCAGCCCAAACAGAGCGCCTTCGAGCAGATGTCGTTCAATGAATGCACCGATGGCCTCTGATTTTGTGTATTGCAGGATGACATAGTCGCCGGGCTGAATTAAAACCCGCTGACTGGGAGTTCTCACTGCTTCATAGAGATCTACTTTGATCGGCAGTTGTGTGCCATTAGGCAATTGTCTCAGGATGATGGCATTACTCGCGCTGATGGTGACATCCTGGTTTAAGGCGGAGGGGCCTCCGGCAGACTTGTTGTTTCCGCCATTTTGTGATGCCTGGGCAATCGATACTGCGCCGAGGATATCCAGGTCGTAATCCCGGGGCAATGTATATTGCCCGCCACCCAGCAAGCCACCTGTGTAGAATATTTCCGTATCTCGCGATTCGATAAACACCACGTCGCCATCATGCAGAATAATTTCATCACGCGTGAGATGGACCTGTTCTCCAGGGCTCAGGCGAATGGGAATTTTAATGATTCCCGAGCGTTGCATTGTGGAGTCATTGATGATAGTTGGCGCCATGAAGTCGCCCGAATAAAAACTCCCGTCACTGGAATAGAGAGGCTGTCCGACTTCAAATTCCGGGTCTGCAGGAGTTGGTGAATAGTGTGGAATCGGAGTATAGGAATCAGATACCTGCTGAATATTCTGTTCTGAATCAGAGTTGTCTGATGTATGAGTGCCTGTCTGGATGGGTTGCGGACACAGTGGCTGATTCATCCCATGCGCCCCGCCTCGGATGATATAAATGGAATTTTCTGCGTCCAGCCCGGGCAGGCCACCTGTTTCCGCGAGGGCATGCAGTACGTCATTATTATATGCAGGGAGATTGATGACTCGCCCGGTACCTCGTTTCGACCTTCCTACGTTCAGGTTACCGACGGTTGTACCTACGATGTCGTTGGAGTTTTCCTGGCGGATGACAAGAACACGATAGGATCGAGGCTTTTGCAGGCTGATCAGAATACGGTCACGGCCTTCCCGCAGAATACTTTTTTCCGTGGTGTATTTGCGACGAATGGTTTCTTCCAGTTGTGTCAGTGTCAGCCCACGCGCGAAGACGGTTCCGATGAGTGGTAGAGAAATCGTCCCGTCTTCACGTATCGGAATCGGGTAACCCAGTGAGGGGGCAACCTCTTGTGTCTGTGGAAAGTGGACGGGAGGTACATCTTTAAACTGCCCCAGAACACCCTCGATATAGACGCCCAGAACGTCGCCTGAATCTAACAGATAATGCTTGGGGGCAGGTTGACGCAGCAGAGACAGATCGATGGTTTCTTTTCCTGACCGAACTTCCCCTTTGTATTCAGTAGGCAGATATTGAGCGGGAACCCCTTTTAAAGGATGGAATGCAGCGCAACCATTCCACATCACGGTCAGACAGAGCACACAATAAATGTGCCACTTGAATGCGTACATTGGATTTCGATATGTTTGCATCCTGCTCGAACCTTTTAATTCGACTACTGCTTGTCTTAATTCAAACGACATTCTGTCGGCCATGTCCTTGCTCAGATTCCTGTGAAACCAGATTCGAATTTCCCTGGAGAATCGTGTTTCATCTTCTGTCTCGATAGTCTGGGAGTGTTTCAATGGTCGAAAAACGGTTTGTATTCGAGTGATTAATTTGTTCTATCTGACGAGTATCTCGAGCTGTTGCGGAAGTTGGTGCATCGGGTAATGGCGTATAAGGATATGACTGTAATGTATAAGGGCTCGGAGGCGGATCGTCATTGATGTATGGTGGTAATGCAGGCTGCGGGGGAGCAGCGGTTTCCGGTCGAACAGTCGGCTGCTCAATCACAGCAGGAGGCTTGGGAGCTGTGACAGGGGGTTGCTGATGCAGTTCTGTTTGCGGGAGTACTGGTTTAACGGGTGGTGGAGTATATCCTGGAAGAGCCGGCGGAGGTGGCAAAGTCTGATGGTGCTGTGGCAGACTCTGTTGTGATTGTCCGGGTTGATTCACCGTTGGCTTCGGTAATTTGAGTTCCTGGGGTTCCGGCCGTGGAGGTGGGTTTATGATTGCAGCCGGAGGCGCGGTCTGTGGTTCTGAATGAACTTCCCCCTGTGGCTCAGAGGGATAGGCAGATCCGGTATCCCAGTGCTCAATCGCTGGTTGATTCCACCCGCTTAAAGAATAGGGAGTGGCAATTTCATCATACTCATACCGTCCCCCTGCCAGGGCATGCTCTGCACCCAGTTTATAACCGGTAAACCACTCCTGGATTTCCAGGTATCCTTCGGGAGTCCGGTAGTGAGCGGCCCAGTACTCCTCAGGTGGCACGGGAGGAACTTCTCCAGATTCACCCAGTGCGATATCAATATATGCCTGTTGATAACCTTTACGGAATGCCTTCGAAGGTTTCTCTTTACAGTTACAGGAAATTGTTTTGAGGGATTCGCGAGCGCATTTTTTTGCCGCGTGTTTGACGACAATTTTGTCGAGGTCAGCCTGGTAGCCATCCAGTGAATGGTAAGGGTGGGGAGAACATTTATCTTTGTGGAAGAAAAAGCATTTTTTAACCCGATTATATGCGGGGGAACAGATTCCGTATTCTTCTTCACAGTCCGTATGCGCGCAGCCGGTTAAACCGGATAGAATCAAAAGCAGAAACGTGAAGCATACGTTCCGGAATTCGATTCGGAAGGCTGCAGGGAAATAATGTGTGATAAATGTTTTTAAAGCCACCAGGGAGACCACCGTGCGCAGTTTATGTGTTAATCGATACGCATGGTTTATCGGATTCGTGCTATTCCGTTGTGTACGGTTTTTCGTATCTTGCGGATTATCCGGGGGCGTAAGACAGATACAATCGTTGGATGTTCAAGGATCGGCAGAGTTGCCGTATTCCGGAGGGTCTGCGTATTTTTCCTGTCTTTGCGCCAAGGGTTAGACTGGGGTGAAGGTCTGATGCCGATCGGCAGGTTCTGCCGTTCAAAAGTGCCAGAATCATTCGGCTGCGAAGTAATCTTTCAGCAGTCGAAACACACGACCTGCCCGTTGTTGAAATACTTCGGGTTGTTTGATCCATCCCATGGGGGTAATGCGAGTTGCAATTTCAACCTGAGAGGAAGTCTGGCGTCTGTTGCTGTTTGATTTTTTGGTAGACGAGCCGAAGACGACTTCTATTTCAACTGGTTTTCGATCGTCTGTTTTGCCCCAGAAGGGAAGTAATCCAGCTTTACCGAGTCTCATTACGGCCCGGTTGGTACTGACTTCGGTCAGACGCGCGTGATTATCATTTACGAAACCACCAAGCTTGTAGACGATAAAATCTGACGAGATCAGTGCATTGAATGTGCTTTCAAATTTCATGCCTTCTGCAGCGGTCGCTTCAGGCACTTCATCGGGAATGATCTCACCGGACTTCATCTGTTCGCATGTGAGGGCGCGGACTTTATTTCGTCCCGTTTCTTTCGCCTGGTATAAAGCGCTGTCAGCCCGATGGAACAGACTTTCTAATGAATCACCGGGT is from Gimesia maris and encodes:
- a CDS encoding HPr family phosphocarrier protein, coding for MQESVCRQIVTVKMKQGLHLRPISEIVRIARDYTCDFKISNGDQSGNAKEVIDLLGLQALPETQLVLEANGDDASKLMEEIVQFFESGYKKFEELSDLPD
- a CDS encoding polysaccharide biosynthesis/export family protein; the encoded protein is MQTYRNPMYAFKWHIYCVLCLTVMWNGCAAFHPLKGVPAQYLPTEYKGEVRSGKETIDLSLLRQPAPKHYLLDSGDVLGVYIEGVLGQFKDVPPVHFPQTQEVAPSLGYPIPIREDGTISLPLIGTVFARGLTLTQLEETIRRKYTTEKSILREGRDRILISLQKPRSYRVLVIRQENSNDIVGTTVGNLNVGRSKRGTGRVINLPAYNNDVLHALAETGGLPGLDAENSIYIIRGGAHGMNQPLCPQPIQTGTHTSDNSDSEQNIQQVSDSYTPIPHYSPTPADPEFEVGQPLYSSDGSFYSGDFMAPTIINDSTMQRSGIIKIPIRLSPGEQVHLTRDEIILHDGDVVFIESRDTEIFYTGGLLGGGQYTLPRDYDLDILGAVSIAQASQNGGNNKSAGGPSALNQDVTISASNAIILRQLPNGTQLPIKVDLYEAVRTPSQRVLIQPGDYVILQYTKSEAIGAFIERHLLEGALFGLAASNLQGGGGN
- a CDS encoding FmdB family zinc ribbon protein; translation: MPTYVYEVVLPDGTAGERFEVIQRMSDPILTTHPETGEPVRKVITAAYFSGKWSDAEAKRTINDDKRLGELGFTKYVKSSKGTYEKRAGDGPDLISAD
- the ptsP gene encoding phosphoenolpyruvate--protein phosphotransferase produces the protein MLVKRGIAVSPGVNFGPALILGAEDFRIPRQFVSVNVIDTEIARLKSALDAVCEEIAENERLASDKLGEQYGAIFAAHLQMVSSPRLREEIETLIREKCYSPEHASSRVFRRYTKLVQHLGDNYLAERASDIIDLEKRLLKQLLGEKREELSNLTTPIIVLANNLTPSETAGLAKEFVLGFATEVGGRTSHTSILAGALEIPAVVGLGEFLSDISGGDMVIVDGNNGEVIIDPDEETLARYKDTGERQRSMAARLASRRKIRSETKDGTRIHVMGNIEFPNEVEHCAERGADGIGLYRTEFLYLQSNTEPTEEVHYDAYCKVVQAAQNRPIVIRTLDLGADKIPRGYRHLAKEGMNPALGLRSVRLSLRDLPLFKTQLRAIFRAAVHGDVRIMFPLISTLLEWRQAKMIVGDVLEDLEERGVEFNPNIPIGMMVEVPAAALLAEEFAEEVDFFSIGTNDLIQYTLAVDRSDPAVSALYNSSDPSILRLIKMVVEAANNKNIPVTVCGQMSSDLKSIPLLAGLGIRQISATPLAIPEVKEVIRHLTISRAEEIAAHAMTIDVARDVESYLRGELYKICPDLFDEELPL
- a CDS encoding PTS sugar transporter subunit IIA, with protein sequence MKLTDFVVSDAIIPELNVTTKEEAIRTMVAGLKNAGSISADDEEGIVSAILKREELGSTGIGNGVAVPHTKHSSVENLTAAIALSSDGVDFASLDGEDVFILFLLISPLDRPGDHLRGLENISRHLRNQNFCKFLRQSKSVEDIVDLLNEADSNQLD
- the hpf gene encoding ribosome hibernation-promoting factor, HPF/YfiA family, producing MADPDQLTHVYTTWVVFFTGEQSVQVAITCRHGSVSDSLRDYITEKSEKLLTYFERVTAIQITIDQGQNQNRVEILVDAEHKHNFVAHAEGDEVKSNFHSALSKMEQQIKKYKQKIQDHRRDLPLNEIAENSLAEAEAESDTETETE